In one window of Ostrinia nubilalis chromosome 19, ilOstNubi1.1, whole genome shotgun sequence DNA:
- the LOC135080977 gene encoding putative nuclease HARBI1 has product MNAINAIVHLANNADPARRRKLYRQRSNPFDLRDLNFKIKYRFNKDTVRTIIDLVEDDLVQSARGGGTCPELQVLVAIRCWGRREVQDDAGDLHGLSQPTVSRICARVAHAIANKANSFIKMPITIGEQERISAKFRAIKNFPGVIGAIDCTHIKIKKTGGDMAQYYINRKGYYSLNVQVVCDADLKIMDIVARWRGSTHDSRIFMESNIKQRFEDRQFRGRLIGDSGYPLLPYLFTPILRPSRPEEEAYNNAHISTRNTVERCFGVWKQRFQCLLHGLPVSLQNGKAVIIALAVLHNIAIDMISN; this is encoded by the exons atgaatgctataaatgcaattgtgcatttagccaataatgccgacccagcgcgacgtagaaagctctaccgccaacgaagcaacccattcgatttgcgggacctaaattttaaaataaaatataggttcaataaggacacagtgcgcaccatcatagatttggtggaagatgatctggttcagagcgctagaggtggtggcacgtgtcctgaactgcaagttttagtggccataagatgttggggacgtcgtgag gtacaagatgatgctggtgacctccatggcctaagtcagccgacagtgagccggatatgcgccagagtcgcgcatgcaatcgcgaataaggcaaattccttcatcaaaatgcctatcactataggagagcaggaaagaattagtgccaaatttagagcaattaaaaattttcctggggtgataggagccatagattgcacccacattaaaattaaaaaaaccggaggtgacatggcccagtactatattaatagaaaaggctattattccctgaatgttcag gttgtctgtgatgctgacctcaaaataatggatatagtggctagatggcgaggcagtacacatgacagtcgaatttttatggagagcaatataaaacaacgatttgaggataggcagtttagaggacgccttattggcgattcgggctaccctcttctgccatatctatttacacctattttaaggcctagtcgtccagaagaagaagcatacaataatgctcacatctcaactaggaacactgttgaaaggtgttttggggtgtggaagcagcggttccaatgcctactccatggcttaccagtaagcctccaaaatggaaaagctgtgatcatagcattggctgtattacataatatagccattgatatgataAGTAACTAA